The following DNA comes from Cryptococcus deuterogattii R265 chromosome 2, complete sequence.
CGAATTCGAGATCGGCTACGAGCCTGAAGCCTTTGCTCCGGCCTTTGGGGGCGACGAAGGTGACTATGGTATCGGCCAGGAAATGCCCATGGAACCATTCGGCGTGTCTCCCCCAACGTTTCGAGTCTCCCGTGGACCTTCTCTTGCGCCATCTCGTGCTGAAAGCATTGCCCGAGAAGCCGAGTATGAGGGCCTTGAAGGTGAATTTACGCTGGCCATGTTTGACACTCGTTCGAGCAGGGCGGCTGAAAGCCAAGTGAGCCAAgtcccctcttctcccagcAGAGCCGAGGCTCAGAGGGAGGGTGCACCTGGCAAGTACACGAGTATGGCTATGGATCTCTTGAGAAATGAGTTGCAGGCTatcgaggaagaagacaaggtTGTTTCATTCGAGAAACTCGCTGAGAAGGTATGTGGGATTGTAAATAACCATGGGGGCAGACTTGTTGTGGTCACATCactcatttttttttttttcaataGGCCACTAAGCGCGCCGCGtccacctttttctttgagcttctttctctcggTACGAGGGACTGTATCAAACTTGAACAGCCCGAAGCCTTCGGGGATATTAAGATCCGAGGTAAGGACAAGCTCTGGCCTTCGTCTTCCCAAGTGGCGTCTCAGTTGGGCTCAGAGGTGTAAATTCGAGAATGAGATTGTGCGGTTTGTTCTGTTCTGTTGGTCTTGTCGATTATTGAATGGCTGCGCGAAAGGGGGTTACAGCTGGTCTGTGTAGATGGGCTGTTTACTATGTCTATATTGTCAGAAATGGTTAGTTTCAAGGGAGGTTCCGTAGATATTTGTCGTCTTGGTGTCCacatattttttttttccattaCTCTATCCATAGCTTGCGTAATACTGTAATTGAGGACAATTAAATCTCGAAATGAATTACTTGTCTTGAACACGAGTCAGTGGTCAATTGCCAGTACAACAGAGATAACCGCCGGGAAAAAGCCTGTAGGGGGTATACATGGATGAATGGTACATAAGAGCGGTTTTTTGATTAAACGGTGTCTGGGAAGGCTTTGTCTGCTTCTCTTATtttctcttcaatctcttggAGAAAGGTGTTCAATTCCTTAAACGTTTGATTTAGCGAGAACGCTGAATTAAGACTTGATGAAAATAACGTACCTTGTCATTAGGTTCGTATTGCAGTCCATCGATGATGGCTTGCTTTGCGTCCTCGTACTGCTCCAATCCAACCAAAGCGCGTGCTTTCCTTTTAATAGTAGGTAGTGGTTAGTTGATACGTTTGAGTAATGCAAGCATGATAAACATTTACCGGAAATGTCCCTTTGTCCACGGTCTCTTCAGGTTTATGACAGTCTGCGCATCGGCAAGAGCAGCAGTCCTTAAGGGAAAAGTGTTATTAACGACTATGTTGGAAGATAAAAGCGTGACGTACCAGTTTCCAGAAAATGCATAGCTCGCAGAGCGGTTGCAAAGCGTGATagcagcttcttcccttcccagTGCAGCGGGCTCCCAAGGAGGTCGACTGAGAGCGGCGTCCGTGGCTTTAGAATAGAATTGCGTAGCAATATCAAACTTTTGAGCTTTGAACGCATTCTAAACAAGGCCGCATGTCAGCGCGCAGTATATATACGGGGATAAAAAACGATACACACGTTGCCCGCGTCTTTGAGGTTGGTGACAGCCTGTGCTCgttggggaggaggggcgaCATTGGGTGGAGGGGGAATAGCTTCGGCGGGAGCAAACCTCAAGAACTGATGCAAGTAGTTGACTGGGGTAAAATCGACTCTGCACTGGTCGCACTTTTGCTGGTCGTGGAGCTTGCATACGACGAGTACGAAGGACTTGTTTGCGATGTCTGGGGTGCGTTGGGTGCTATGGTGACCGTCTTGAGGGTATGGGGAATGTGTGCGTGCGGGATGGAGTCGAGGAGGCTGAGCTGGGCTGCGCTGAGCGGGATGGAGGGGGGAGCTGCCCCCTGTGGCGGGAGTGGCTGTGGCTGCGCCATTTGTGTTGGAGACAGTTACCGGGCACAACGGGTGTCAGCAACAATAATATATagaaggagaggtgatcgcggtggaagaggcgggCATCGCCGCAAAGTGGGGGGCGGCATAAATACACGGTGCAGCGGTGACGTGCGGATGAAGAGGTAAACAAATGGGTAACACCCGCACAACTCAAACTCCCATACCCTTTCCGCCAACAACATTCTTTTGTCTGTACGCCTCCATACAAGCTGCAGCCCTGCGCAACTTCCTATACATCCTCACACACCAACACCAAAGCAGCAACAGACAGCCATGCCGTGAGTCACCTATCTGCCCTTGCCTCAGATCACCCCTGACATCATCCCCGCCTCCACCCGTCTCCGTCACCCAATCAACATCCATCTACATACATAAACAACACATCCACAGCGTTTTCGCCGGCTCACTCCTCAACAAACGCAAACCCGAACTCCTAGAGATCGGCACAGCTCTCGGACTGCCCACAGACGACGTCCGCGTCACAGACCTCGTCAAGAGCATCCAAGCTCACCTGGATGCGAACGAGGCAAAGCTGGCATCCAACCCGACTTTCAAAGGACTCTTCTACAAGAAGAGGT
Coding sequences within:
- a CDS encoding translocation protein SEC72, which translates into the protein MPASSTAITSPSIYYSTATPATGGSSPLHPAQRSPAQPPRLHPARTHSPYPQDGHHSTQRTPDIANKSFVLVVCKLHDQQKCDQCRVDFTPVNYLHQFLRFAPAEAIPPPPNVAPPPQRAQAVTNLKDAGNNAFKAQKFDIATQFYSKATDAALSRPPWEPAALGREEAAITLCNRSASYAFSGNWTAALADAQTVINLKRPWTKGHFRKARALVGLEQYEDAKQAIIDGLQYEPNDKELNTFLQEIEEKIREADKAFPDTV